DNA from Frateuria edaphi:
GGCGCGCACCGCCGCGCAGTTTGCTCACGCCGTGCCGCAGGTTCACCCGATATGAGCCGCGGGCGCCCTGCATGGGACGATGGTGGACCGCGAATATCACGGCATCGCCCTGTGCGAGCGGTACCACTTCGGCACGCGACTGCATGCGCGGGCGCTGCTCGGTCAGTACGAACTCGCCTCCGCTGAAATCGATGCCGGGCGCAGACAGGAGCACGGCGACCTGCAGCGGGAAGACGTGTTCGCCATACAGGTCCTGGTGCAGGCAGTTGTAGTCGCCTGACCGGTAGCGCAGCAGCAACGGCGTGGGCCGCACCTGACCGGCCGCGTGGCAGCGCGCCAGATAGTCGGCATGAGCCGGCGGATAGCGCACATCAATCCCCATCGCTTCGTTCCACCGGTTGGCCAGCGGCACCAGCCGGGGATAGATGCCCATGCGCAGCGCCTCGACCTGCGCGGGCAGGGGATAGGCAAAGTACTGGTATTCGCCCTGGCCGAAGCCGTGCCGCGCCATCACGACCCGGCTGCGGAAGTGTTCGCGATGGCAATAAAGCTCAGTCAGTTCGCGGCAGATTTGCGGTGCCAGCAGGCCAGGCAACTCGGCGTGGCCATGCGCGTCGAGCGCGGCGTGGACGGCCGGCCAGTCGATGGCGTGAAACGTGTCGGCGTGAGGGTCGTTGGCGGGCAGGTCGTCGGTCATGCCCTCAGGATTGCCCGTTGCGTGTTCCGGCGCCCTCCGCATCTTGCGCTTCCTCCTCGGCCTCGTCGCCGCGCACCTGGGCGTGGCTGATGAGCGCGAAGATGCAGCTTCCGCCGACGATGTTGCCGGCCAGCGTCGGCAGCGCGAACTGCGTGACGAACTCCTCGATGGACAGTCCACCGGTGAACACCAGGTAGAACGTCTCCACCGATCCCACGATGATGTGAGTGAAGCCGCCCAGCGCGATCAGGTAGGTGGTGAGCACGATCACGGTGATCTTCGCATGCTCCGCCGCCGGCAACAGCCATACCATCGTGGCGATCAGCCAGCCGGCAACGATGCCCTTGGTGAACATCTGCCATGGCGTGTTGCCCATGACCTCGGCACCGATGCCCGACAGGGCCGTCCGGGTACCCTCGTCGAACAACTGCATGTGCACGATGCCGTAAGCGAACAGCGCGGTGCCGATCAGGTTGCCCGCGAACACCACCGACCACAGCCGCAGCAGCGACCCGAGCTTGCGCAGGTTCGGATGCGTCATCAGCGGCAGTACCGCGGTCATCGTGTTCTCGGTGAACAATTGCTGCCGCGCCAGGATCACCACCAGGAAGCCGAACGGGTAACCCAGGCTCTCGACGAGAAAGGCGCCCGGCACACCTTCCAGGTGCCGGTGCAACAGGCCGCGGGCCAGCATCGAGAAGCCCATCGACAGCCCGGCCGCAAGCGCGGAGAGGCTCAGGGCGAGGAGGCCCCGGCTGAGTTCCTCCTCGCCTTCCAGGCGGATCGTTTCGTGCAGCACGGCCACGCGTGGAGGGCGTTTCTGCTCGACTTCGCCCCTCTCTTCGCGCGAGAGCGAGAAACCGTCGCGGGCGTCGACTTCGTTCGGATCTTCCGCGGCGCTGGCGCGCTGGCGTCCGGTTGGTTGGGGCATGCAGTGGTCCTCCGACGGCCACGGCACGCTACGACGGCTTCCGTATGCGAAGCGTCGCTTCAGGCGGGCACGTCGACCAGCACCAGTTCGGCATCCTCGAGTGCGGTCACGCGCAACGACGGTTCGCTTTTGATCGCTGCGCCGTCCCGCGCATCGAGCCGCACGCCGTTGACCTCCACGGCACCCTTCGCCGGCACCAGATAGGCATGCCGGCTGCCGCCCAGCGGATAGTCCGCTTGTTCGCCCGCGCGGAGCGTCGCGCCGAGCACGCGGGCCTGCGCACGCAGCGGCAGCGCGTCGGCGTCCCCGGGGAAGCCGCTGGCCAGCGCCACGAAGCGGCCGGCCCGCTCCCCGGTGGGGAAGGGCCGCGCGCCCCATGCCGGCGCGCCGCCCGGTCGGTCGGGGATGATCCAGATCTGGAAAATGCGGGTGGTTTCGGCCTCCAGGTTGTACTCGGCATGCGTGATGCCGGTGCCCGCGCTCATCACCTGCACGTCGCCGGCAACGGTGCGGCCCTCGTTGCCGAGGTTGTCGCGATGGCTGATCGCACCCTCGCGCACGTAGGTGATGATTTCCATGTCCGCGTGCGGGTGCGGCGGAAAGCCGCTGCGCGGGGCGATGGTGTCGTCGTTCCACACACGCAGCGCGCCCCAGCCCATGCGGGCGGGATCGTGGTAGCCGGCGAAGGAAAAGTGGTGCTTGGCGTCGAGCCAGCCATGGTTGGCGCCACCCAAGGTGTCAAAAGCCCTGCGTTCGATCATGTCGACCTCCTGCCGCGCGTGATGCCGGCCAGGCATGCAAGGTAAGGGTGCGCTTCCGGCTGCCAAATGGGCGTGGATTGAACGGATCGTTCGCGGACCGACACCCATTGACCGGGGCGCGGATGCATGGGTTAGGCTAGCGCCGGGGACATCCAGGAGTGCGCGTCATGCGCGGGCGACTTTTGTTGGCTTGGCTGCTGGCCGGCTGCGCGGGTACGTCGTGGGCCGGCCAACTGGTGGTGCGGGTCAGCGATAGTGGCGGACATGCCGTGGGCGACGCGGTGGTAACCGTGACCCCGGCCAACCCTTCGACCGAACCGCCGCCCTCGCCGGTCACCCGCTACGTCGACCAGCGGGACGAGACCTTCATTCCTTACGTGCAGGTGGTCCACCCCGGCGACCGCGTGGTGTTCCGCAACAGCGACGGCACCCGCCACCACGTCTATTCCTTTTCCGAAGCCAAGGCGTTCGAGTTCCTGCTGCGTCCGGGCGAGAGTTCGCCGCCGGTGACGCTGGACCAGCCCGGCCTGGTCGCGGTCGGCTGCAACATCCACGACCACATGATCGCCTACCTGCTGATTACCTCCGGACAGGCCAAGGTGACGCCCTCGCAGGGCCAGGCAGTGTTCGAACAACTGCCGCCGGGGAGTTACACCGTGACGGTATGGCACCCGCAGCTGCGGCCAGGCCAGATGCAGCCGAGCGAAATGACCGTGGTAGGCGAGGGGACGGAGGCGCAGCACGCCGACTTCACCCTCTCGCTTATTCCCGACCCGCGCGGGTTCACCGATCGCGAGCACCTGGACTACTGACCCCATGCGCGCCGTCGTCGGCTTCCGCCTCCGCTTGGCACTGTTCTTCGTCGCCACCCTGGTGACCGTGCAGCTGCTGACGGCCGCGCTGGTCTACGGCGTGACCCGGCGTGCGATGGTCAGCGAGGGCGAACGCCAGCTCGCGGTCAACGCGCAGGCTTTCGTGGCGCAGATGGACGATCTTTCCGCACGCGTGGCCGGCAACGTCGAAGTGATGACGCTGGACTACGCCTTGCGCTCGGCGATCGCCGAACGTGACCACGGCACGGTGTTTTCCGTGCTGCGCAACCACGGCCGCCGGGTAGGCGCCTCGCGCATGCAACTGGTCGGCCTGGACGGGGTGGTCGAGGTGGATACGGCCGACGCGCATGCGAACGGCAAGCGCTTCGCCTTTCCTGATCTTGTCGAGCATGCCTTCGACCGGCGCGTCGCGGCCGTGGTGGCGCTGCAGTCCAAGGCGTACTGGGTGGTGGTGGTGCCCATCTACGCGCCCCAGCCGGTCGGGCTGGTGGTGGTTTACGTACCGCTGGACGACGCGCTGCTGGCGCACCTGCGTGAACTGTCCGCGCTGCCTGGCGATATCGAGCTCGCGGTGCGGCCGGACACTTCGGGCTGGATCGCTGCCGCGCAGGGGCTCAGGCATACCGGACTGGTCGCCAGCCTGGCCGGCCAGGATCTGCCGACGAGCCCGGCGGTGCGCCGCATCCAGGGACACGAATACCTCGTGTTGGCGCAGCCGCTGAGCCAGGCGCGCAGCAGCGCCCCGGTGGTGGCGGTGCTCGGTTACTCGTTGGGCGACGCCTTGCGGCCATTCCGCGCAGTGGTGATCGCCTGGGGCTTCCTGCTTGGCCTGGGACTGGTGGTCGGCCTGATCGGCGCGTGGCTGACCGCGCGCAGCGTGTCGCGCCCGGTGGAATCCCTCGCCGGCGCGGCGCGGCGCATCGAGGCGGGCGACTACCGTGCGCTGCCCAGCCTCGGCCGTCGCGACGAACTGGGCGAACTCGCCGCGGCCTTCGGCACCATGGCCGAAGCGGTCCGCCAGCGCGAGGAGCGCATCCGCCAGCAGGCATTGCACGACCAGGTCACCGACCTGCCCAACCGCGTGGCCGCCGAGGCCGCGATCGATCGTGCGCGGGACGCCGGCACGACCCACGGCGCGCTGCTGATGGTCGGTCTCACGCGTGTGCCCGACATCATCAAGACCATGGGCCATGGCCTTTACGACCGCCTGATGCGCGAAGTCGGCATACGCCTGGGGCGCGTGGCCGCCAGGGCCTACCTGGCGCGCGCCACCGATACCCAGTTCGTCGCCTGGCTGCCTGACGCGGACCGCACCGAGGCGGTCGCCGCGGCGCTGCGCATCCTCGATGCGTTGAACGCCTCCTACGTCGAGGCGGACGTGAGCGTCGACACCCTGCCGGCGATCGGCATCGCCATGTACCCGGAGGACGGAGCGCTGGCGTCGGTGCTGCTGCGCCACGGCGAAGTGGCCCAGTTCGCGGCCACCGGCTCGACCCGTCCGCTGGCCTTCTACGACGCGGCAACCGACCCCCATCGCACCGAACGGTTGTCGCTGATGGGCGAGCTGCGCGAGGCGCTCGATCACGATCACCTGCTGCTGCACTACCAGCCCAAGCTCGCGCTGGACACGCGTCGCGTGGACGGCGTCGAGGCGTTGGTGCGCTGGCACCATCCGCGCCGCGGGATCGTGCCGCCGCAGGACTTCATCGGCATGGCCGAAGACACGGGCAACATCCAGCGGCTGACCCGCTGGGCGCTGGCCTCCGGCATTGCCCAGGCGAGCCGCTGGCACGCGCGCGGGCTCGACCTGAATGTGGCGGTGAATCTCTCGGCACGCGACCTGGGGGAACCGGAACTGCCGCTGCGCATCGGGCGTTTGCTCTCCATCCACGGACTTCCGCCCGGCAAGCTGACTGTCGAGATCACCGAGCGCGCCGTGATCGGCGAGCCGGAAACGGCGATCCGCGTGCTGCGGGGGTTGGCCGACCTCGGTGTCGGCATCGCGGTGGACGATTTCGGCGTAGGCCAGTCCGCCTTCGCCTATCTGCGCCACTTGCCGGTGAGCGAGCTGAAGATCGACCAGACCTTCGTCCGTCATCTGGCTCGCGACGCCAGCGACCAGACCATCGTGCGCTCGATCGTCGAACTCGGGCATCGCCTCGGCTTCCAGGTCACCGCCGAGGGAGTGGAAGACGAGGGGGCGCTGGAACAACTCGCGGCGATCGGCTGCGACCATGCGCAGGGCTTCTTCATCGCGCGCCCGCTGCCGGCGACGGAACTGGCGGGCTTCGCCTTTGAGCGGGCCGGGGTGGCATGAGTCTCGGCCGCGGCCTTCGCCGGCTTGCCCTGGCCTGCCTGGCTGCGCTGCCGCTGGCGGGCTACGCGCAAGATTTCAGCCTGCACGGCTACGTCGATGGCCGCCTGGTGGCCGCGCCATCCGAGCGCAGCTGGGTCGAGGGCGGGCTCGGCAAGACGCGTTACGGCGGCGGTGGCGTCGAGGCACGCTTCGGCGGCGCCGCGCTGGCCGGCACCGCGCAACTCACGCCCTCGCTGCTCGCCTTCGCCGGCCTACAACTGCAGGATGGCGACCGCGCCGGCATCGACATGCTGGAGGCCTACCTGCGTTGGCGACCCGTATCGACCACGCGCTGGCGCGGGTCGGTGCAGGCTGGCGCGTTCTTTCCGCCGGTCTCGCTGGAGAACGACGCGATCGGCTGGACCAGTCCGTGGACGCTCACGCCTTCGGCGATCAACAGCTGGGTCGGCGAGGAGCTGCGCGCGGTCGGTGCCGAGGGCCGCATCGAGCGGCGCGGCGAGATCGCCAGCTGGGAACTGCGCGGCGCGCTGTTCCAGCGCAACGACCCGGCCGGCAACCTGCTGGCGGTCCGCGGCTGGTCGCTCAGCGACCTGACCTATGGCATCGGCAGCCGTCTGCGCGAACCCGATGCCTACGTGCGCGACGACGGCGAGGAGCCGCCAATGCGCTACGACCCGTTCCGCCGCATCGGCCACCAATGGGGCAACTACGCCCAGTTGACGTGGCGCGCGCGCGGCTGGGGCCGCCTCAGCCTGATGCACTACGACAACCACGCCGACCCCCAAGCCTGGCAACCCTACGAAGGCGGCGAGCGCCTGTACGCCTGGCGCACCCGCTTCTGGAGCCTGGGCGCCACCGCCGACACCGGGCCGATCACCTGGCTGGCCCAGGCGATGGACGGCGATACCGTGATCGAGCCGGTGCCGAACCTGGTGTTCACTACCCGCTATCGGGCCGCGTACCTGCTGGCCGGCTGGAATCGCGGTGCGTGGCGACCCGCACTACGGCTGGACCACTTCAGTACGCGCGAACTGCCCGAAACCCCGGGGCTGCACGAAGGGGAGCACGGCAATGCGGTCACTGCCGCCCTCAACTGGCGTCCCCACGACTGGCTGCGCCTGACGTTCGAGGTGCTGCACATCGACAGCACGCGCACCGCCCGTGCCGATTACGGGTTGCAGCCCCGCATCCGCGGCACCCAGACGCAGCTGAGCGCACGCCTGTTCTACTGAAGGGTGGATTCGCAAGAATCACGCAGCCGCCGCGTATCCGACCGCCGCGGCGCTTTGCTATCCTTCGCCGTTCTCGCCAGCGCCCGTCCGGGCGCCACAACCACGGCCATACGTTTTCATGATCGAGACCAATCCGATCCATGCGCAGATCGCGGACCTCACCGGCCGCGTCGAGTCGCTTAGGGGGTATCTTTGACTACGCCACCAAGCGCGAGCGCCTCGAAGAAGTAAGCCGCGAGCTGGAAAGTCCCACCGTCTGGGACGATCCGCCACGCGCGCAGGAGCTTGGCCGCGAACGCGCCCGCCTGGATACCGTCGTCACCGGCATCGACGAGCTCACCGCCGGCCTGTCCGACGCGAAGGAACTGCTCGACATGGCTGCCTCCGACGGCGACGAGGACACTGTCCAGTCCGTCGCTGACGACGTGCAGAAACTCGAGGCCCGGGTGGGCAAGCTCGAGTTCCAGCGCATGTTCTCCGGCAAGATGGATTCGAACAACGCCTTCGTCGACATCCAGGCCGGCGCCGGCGGCACCGAGGCGCAGGACTGGGCCGAGATGCTGCTGCGCATGTACCTGCGCTGGGCCGAATCGCGCGGGTGGAAGGTCGAGCTGATGGAAGTGTCCGGCGGCGAAGTGGCGGGCATCAAATCCGCGACTTTCCGCGTCGAGGGCGACTACGCCTATGGCTGGCTCAAGACCGAAATCGGCGTGCACCGCCTCGTGCGCAAAAGCCCGTTCGACTCGGACAACCGCCGCCATACCAGCTTCACCTCCGTGTTCGTCTCACCCGAAGTCGACGACGACATCGACATCGAGATCAATCCGGCGGACCTGAAGACCGACGTCTACCGCTCTTCCGGCGCTGGCGGCCAGCACGTCAACAAGACCGAGTCGGCCGTGCGCATTACCCACGTGCCCTCAGGCGTGGTGGTGGCCTGCCAGACCGAGCGCAGCCAGCACGCCAACCGCGACCGCGCCATGAAGATGCTGGCGGCCAAGCTGTACGAACTGGAAGTACAGAAGCGCAACGCCGAGAAGGACGCGCTGGAAGCGAGCAAGTCCGACATCGGCTGGGGCAGCCAGATCCGCAACTACGTGCTCGACCAGAGCCGCATCAAGGACCTGCGCACCGGCGTGGAACGCTCCGACACGCAAAAGGTCCTCGACGGCGACCTGGACGAGTTCATCGAGGCGAGCCTCAAGTCCGGCCTGGATGCGGGCGCCAAGCGCATCGACGCCTGATCCGGACCCCGAGGAGGTGACCGAATGAACGGCAAGACCATCGGCGTGTTCCTGTTTGCCTGCGCCGCGCTGGCCACGTTTGGCGCGGCCGCGCAGGACAGCGGCGCCGGCCAGTCGATCAAGCAGGATGCCAAGGCCGTCGGCCATGGCGTGGCTGATGGCGCACGCGACGTCGGCCATGCCACGCGCGACGTCGCCAGGAAGGTGGGCCACGGCGCGAAAGAGGCGGGCCTGGGCATCGGCCATGGCGCGAAGAAGGCCGGCATCGCCGTCGGCCATGGCGCGAAGAAGGCCGGCATCGCCGTCGGCCATGGCGCGCGTGATGGCTGGAACGCCACCAAACATGCGGTCAAGCAGGTGTTCGACTAGCAGAACCGACGCCCGCGACACGTTTCATCGAACCTCACCCATCACGAGACACCCGCTGCCGGCACCGGCCCGCGGCCACGGAACCATCCATGAGCGAAGCCACCGAAAACCTGCCCGTCGACGAGAACAAGCTGATCGCCGAGCGCCGCGAGAAACTCAAGGCGCTGCGCGGGCAGGGCGTGGCCTTTCCGAACGACTTCAAGGTGGACGCCTTCGCCGGCGACCTGCGCAACGAATTCGTCGACCACGACGCCGAGGCTGTCGAAGCGGCCGCACGTCGCGTGAAGATGGCCGGTCGCATCGTGCTAAAGCGCGTGCAGGGCAAGGTCAGCTTCGTGCAGATGCAGGACTTCACCGGCCGCATCCAGCTGTTCATCCACCAGGGCACGGTGGGCGAGGAAACCTACGAGGCGTTCAAGGGCTGGGACGTCGGCGACATCGTCGGCGCCGAAGGGCAAGTAATGCGCACCAAGACCGGCGAGTTGTCGGTCAAGGTGGAAAGCCTGCGCCTGCTGACCAAGAGCCTGCGCCCGCTGCCGGACAAATTCCACGGCCTGGCCGACGTCGAGCAGCGCTACCGCCAACGCTATGTCGACCTGATCGTGACCGAGGAGGCGCGCCGCACTTTCGCGCTGCGCTCGAGGATCATCGGCTTCATGCGCAAGTGGCTGGAAGCCGAACCGCGCCGCTTCATGGAAGTGGAAACGCCGATGATGCACGTCATCCCCGGCGGCGCCACGGCGCGCCCCTTCGTCACCCACCACAACGCGCTCGACATGAGCCTGTACCTGCGCGTGGCGCCGGAGCTGTACCTCAAGCGCCTGGTCGTAGGCGGGTTCGACCGCGTCTACGAGATCAACCGGAATTTCCGCAACGAGGGCGTGTCGACGCGGCACAACCCCGAGTTCACCATGCTTGAGCTCTACCAGGCCTACGCCACCTACCACGAGATCATGGACCTCACCGAGGCGGTGATCCGCGAGACGGCGCAGAACGTGCTCGGTTCCACCGAGGTGACCTGGGAAGGCGCGCAGATCGACGTCGGTCCGGCGTTCCGCCGCTGGCGCATGGAAGACGCCGTGCTGGAGCACAACCCCGGGATCAAACGCGAGGAACTGCGCGATCGCGAGGCCATGGTGGCGCATGCGAAGCGCCTGGGCGTCCACGTCAAGCCGGGCTACGGCTGGGGCAAGCTGCTGCTGGAAATCTTCGAGAAAACCGTCGAGCACACGCTGATCCAGCCGACCTTCATCACCGACCATCCGGTGGAGGTTTCCCCGCTGGCGCGCGAGAGCGATACGGACCCGGGCATCACCGACCGTTTCGAGCTCTTCATCAACGGCAAGGAGATCGCCAACGGGTTCTCCGAGCTCAACGACCCCGAGGACCAGGCCGCGCGCTTCAAGGCGCAGGTCGAGGCCAAGGAATCGGGCGACGACGAGGCCATGCACTTCGACGCCGACTACATCCGCGCGCTGGAAGTCGGCCTGCCGCCGACCGGTGGCCTGGGGATCGGCATCGATCGCCTGGTGATGCTGCTGACCGGCTCGGCCTCGATCCGCGACGTGCTGCTGTTTCCATACATGCGTCCGGAAGCCTGACCGCCGATCCTTCGCCGTCACGCGGGTAAAGTGTCCGACGGATGGTGCAACGCTACGCAAAGTAGGGCGGCTTCAACCCACAGTTCCCTCGATGATCGGGCATGGTGGGCTGAAGCCCACCTCGGTTATCGCCGCGCACGGTGGCGTACGCGCCGCCGCAGCAGCGCCACCTGCAGCAGGTTCACGCCGCTCGATCCAGCCCAGTACAGTCCCAGTCCCGCGGCCAGGTGCCAGACCACGAGGAACGACACCACCACCGGCAACCAGTGCAGCAGCGTGCGCGCCTGCTCGGACATCGCCGGATTGAGCAACAGCGCCGCGAAACTCAACAGGCCCACCACCAGCGCCAGCATCACATCCGGCCGCGCCAGCTTCGGTATCCACAGGAACGATCCGGCCCCCGCGACACCCTGGCGGATCGCCGCATAGATGCCAGCGCCAAGCGGCGCCTGCACCAGCGCAACCAGCAGGCTGCTGCCCAATCCGCCACTGACGCCATACTCGCGATATAGCGCCTGCATGGCCTTTGCCTTTGCCGCCGGATCGCCGGCGTGGCGCTCATTGAGCCGCGCCAGCTTCGGCTTGAGCGCAAGCAACTGCTGCTGCCGCCACCAGCCCTGCTCGGCGGTCTTCAGCGTCATTGGCAACAGGGCCAGACGCACCAGCAGCGCCAGCACGATCACCGCCAGGCCATAGCTCCCGTCAAGCCACGTGGCCAGCTGCGCCAGCAGTGATGAAAGTCCGTCCACGAACATCGACCACATACCCCTTGCTCCTTGCTTCATGGCGAACCAGCAAGTGGGCGCAGCGTGCCCGGTTTTCAAGCACCCGCGTGCAAGGCAGCGCGCCAGGGGACCGCCAGCCCCGCGACGATCCCGGTGGCAGTCACGCCAACGGACAACGGTGCGGGTCGGCTAAACTTGGCGGTTTCCCGGTTGGAGCATCACGCCATGTGGTTTGCCATCGTCGGCACCGACGTCCCCGAGTCGCTGGACAAGCGCAAGAGCGCCCGGCCGGAACATCTGGCGCGGCTTGAGAAGCTTCAGGCCGAAGCCCGCTTGCTGCTGGCCGGTCCGTTCCCCGCCATCGCCTCCGACGACCCGGGCCCGGCCGGCTTCACCGGCAGCCTGATCATTGCCGAATTCCCCTCGCAGGCCGACGCCCAGCGCTGGGCGGATGCCGACCCGTATGTCGCTGCGGGCGTCTACGCCAGTGTCGAGGTCAAACCGTTCCGCAAGACCCTGCCATGAGCGCGATGGTCGAGCAGATCCGCCAGCGCCTTGCCGATGCCTTGGCGCCGGTGGAGCTGGAAGTGCTCGACGAGGGCCACAAGCACGCCGGCCACGCCAACGCCGGCAAGGGCCATTTCCACGTACGCATCGTCAGTCCGGCCTTTGCCGGCGTGCTGCCGATCAAGCGCCACCGCATGGTGTACGCGGCGCTGGAAGGGCTGATGGACCAGGGCATCCATGCACTCTCGATAGATGCCAAGGACTCATAATTAGCAATTTCAATTAGTTGTATTGTTTCGTTCCAGTCACTTGTCACGCCAGGTTCGCATTGCGACGACGCCCGGCGTTTGGCACAGTGACCTGTCGCCCGATCCACCGCGGGCCGTCCCTACTGTTGAGCCCGCATGCGCCTTACCACGATCAAACTCGCCGGATTCAAGTCCTTCGTCGACCCGACCACGCTGCACCTGCCGACCAACATGACCGGCGTGGTCGGACCGAACGGTTGCGGCAAGTCCAACATCATCGACGCGATCCGCTGGGTGATGGGCGAGAGCGCGGCCAGCCGCCTGCGCGGCGACTCGCTGACCGACGTGATCTTCTCCGGCTCCAACGCGCGCAAGCCGGTGGGGCAGGCGACCGTCGAGCTGATCTTCGACAATGCGGACGGCACCATCCAGGGCGAGTACGCGCAGTACGCGGAGATCTCGGTCAAGCGCCAGGTCACCCGCGACGGACAGTCGTCGTACTTCCTCAATGGCGGTCGATGCCGCCGCC
Protein-coding regions in this window:
- a CDS encoding 2OG-Fe(II) oxygenase, translating into MTDDLPANDPHADTFHAIDWPAVHAALDAHGHAELPGLLAPQICRELTELYCHREHFRSRVVMARHGFGQGEYQYFAYPLPAQVEALRMGIYPRLVPLANRWNEAMGIDVRYPPAHADYLARCHAAGQVRPTPLLLRYRSGDYNCLHQDLYGEHVFPLQVAVLLSAPGIDFSGGEFVLTEQRPRMQSRAEVVPLAQGDAVIFAVHHRPMQGARGSYRVNLRHGVSKLRGGARHTLGVIFHDAAE
- a CDS encoding formate/nitrite transporter family protein; this translates as MPQPTGRQRASAAEDPNEVDARDGFSLSREERGEVEQKRPPRVAVLHETIRLEGEEELSRGLLALSLSALAAGLSMGFSMLARGLLHRHLEGVPGAFLVESLGYPFGFLVVILARQQLFTENTMTAVLPLMTHPNLRKLGSLLRLWSVVFAGNLIGTALFAYGIVHMQLFDEGTRTALSGIGAEVMGNTPWQMFTKGIVAGWLIATMVWLLPAAEHAKITVIVLTTYLIALGGFTHIIVGSVETFYLVFTGGLSIEEFVTQFALPTLAGNIVGGSCIFALISHAQVRGDEAEEEAQDAEGAGTRNGQS
- a CDS encoding pirin family protein gives rise to the protein MIERRAFDTLGGANHGWLDAKHHFSFAGYHDPARMGWGALRVWNDDTIAPRSGFPPHPHADMEIITYVREGAISHRDNLGNEGRTVAGDVQVMSAGTGITHAEYNLEAETTRIFQIWIIPDRPGGAPAWGARPFPTGERAGRFVALASGFPGDADALPLRAQARVLGATLRAGEQADYPLGGSRHAYLVPAKGAVEVNGVRLDARDGAAIKSEPSLRVTALEDAELVLVDVPA
- a CDS encoding methylamine utilization protein, which produces MRGRLLLAWLLAGCAGTSWAGQLVVRVSDSGGHAVGDAVVTVTPANPSTEPPPSPVTRYVDQRDETFIPYVQVVHPGDRVVFRNSDGTRHHVYSFSEAKAFEFLLRPGESSPPVTLDQPGLVAVGCNIHDHMIAYLLITSGQAKVTPSQGQAVFEQLPPGSYTVTVWHPQLRPGQMQPSEMTVVGEGTEAQHADFTLSLIPDPRGFTDREHLDY
- a CDS encoding putative bifunctional diguanylate cyclase/phosphodiesterase, which translates into the protein MRAVVGFRLRLALFFVATLVTVQLLTAALVYGVTRRAMVSEGERQLAVNAQAFVAQMDDLSARVAGNVEVMTLDYALRSAIAERDHGTVFSVLRNHGRRVGASRMQLVGLDGVVEVDTADAHANGKRFAFPDLVEHAFDRRVAAVVALQSKAYWVVVVPIYAPQPVGLVVVYVPLDDALLAHLRELSALPGDIELAVRPDTSGWIAAAQGLRHTGLVASLAGQDLPTSPAVRRIQGHEYLVLAQPLSQARSSAPVVAVLGYSLGDALRPFRAVVIAWGFLLGLGLVVGLIGAWLTARSVSRPVESLAGAARRIEAGDYRALPSLGRRDELGELAAAFGTMAEAVRQREERIRQQALHDQVTDLPNRVAAEAAIDRARDAGTTHGALLMVGLTRVPDIIKTMGHGLYDRLMREVGIRLGRVAARAYLARATDTQFVAWLPDADRTEAVAAALRILDALNASYVEADVSVDTLPAIGIAMYPEDGALASVLLRHGEVAQFAATGSTRPLAFYDAATDPHRTERLSLMGELREALDHDHLLLHYQPKLALDTRRVDGVEALVRWHHPRRGIVPPQDFIGMAEDTGNIQRLTRWALASGIAQASRWHARGLDLNVAVNLSARDLGEPELPLRIGRLLSIHGLPPGKLTVEITERAVIGEPETAIRVLRGLADLGVGIAVDDFGVGQSAFAYLRHLPVSELKIDQTFVRHLARDASDQTIVRSIVELGHRLGFQVTAEGVEDEGALEQLAAIGCDHAQGFFIARPLPATELAGFAFERAGVA
- a CDS encoding OprO/OprP family phosphate-selective porin, which encodes MSLGRGLRRLALACLAALPLAGYAQDFSLHGYVDGRLVAAPSERSWVEGGLGKTRYGGGGVEARFGGAALAGTAQLTPSLLAFAGLQLQDGDRAGIDMLEAYLRWRPVSTTRWRGSVQAGAFFPPVSLENDAIGWTSPWTLTPSAINSWVGEELRAVGAEGRIERRGEIASWELRGALFQRNDPAGNLLAVRGWSLSDLTYGIGSRLREPDAYVRDDGEEPPMRYDPFRRIGHQWGNYAQLTWRARGWGRLSLMHYDNHADPQAWQPYEGGERLYAWRTRFWSLGATADTGPITWLAQAMDGDTVIEPVPNLVFTTRYRAAYLLAGWNRGAWRPALRLDHFSTRELPETPGLHEGEHGNAVTAALNWRPHDWLRLTFEVLHIDSTRTARADYGLQPRIRGTQTQLSARLFY
- the prfB gene encoding peptide chain release factor 2 (programmed frameshift); amino-acid sequence: MIETNPIHAQIADLTGRVESLRGYLDYATKRERLEEVSRELESPTVWDDPPRAQELGRERARLDTVVTGIDELTAGLSDAKELLDMAASDGDEDTVQSVADDVQKLEARVGKLEFQRMFSGKMDSNNAFVDIQAGAGGTEAQDWAEMLLRMYLRWAESRGWKVELMEVSGGEVAGIKSATFRVEGDYAYGWLKTEIGVHRLVRKSPFDSDNRRHTSFTSVFVSPEVDDDIDIEINPADLKTDVYRSSGAGGQHVNKTESAVRITHVPSGVVVACQTERSQHANRDRAMKMLAAKLYELEVQKRNAEKDALEASKSDIGWGSQIRNYVLDQSRIKDLRTGVERSDTQKVLDGDLDEFIEASLKSGLDAGAKRIDA
- the lysS gene encoding lysine--tRNA ligase, whose amino-acid sequence is MSEATENLPVDENKLIAERREKLKALRGQGVAFPNDFKVDAFAGDLRNEFVDHDAEAVEAAARRVKMAGRIVLKRVQGKVSFVQMQDFTGRIQLFIHQGTVGEETYEAFKGWDVGDIVGAEGQVMRTKTGELSVKVESLRLLTKSLRPLPDKFHGLADVEQRYRQRYVDLIVTEEARRTFALRSRIIGFMRKWLEAEPRRFMEVETPMMHVIPGGATARPFVTHHNALDMSLYLRVAPELYLKRLVVGGFDRVYEINRNFRNEGVSTRHNPEFTMLELYQAYATYHEIMDLTEAVIRETAQNVLGSTEVTWEGAQIDVGPAFRRWRMEDAVLEHNPGIKREELRDREAMVAHAKRLGVHVKPGYGWGKLLLEIFEKTVEHTLIQPTFITDHPVEVSPLARESDTDPGITDRFELFINGKEIANGFSELNDPEDQAARFKAQVEAKESGDDEAMHFDADYIRALEVGLPPTGGLGIGIDRLVMLLTGSASIRDVLLFPYMRPEA
- a CDS encoding YidC/Oxa1 family membrane protein insertase is translated as MWSMFVDGLSSLLAQLATWLDGSYGLAVIVLALLVRLALLPMTLKTAEQGWWRQQQLLALKPKLARLNERHAGDPAAKAKAMQALYREYGVSGGLGSSLLVALVQAPLGAGIYAAIRQGVAGAGSFLWIPKLARPDVMLALVVGLLSFAALLLNPAMSEQARTLLHWLPVVVSFLVVWHLAAGLGLYWAGSSGVNLLQVALLRRRVRHRARR
- a CDS encoding YciI family protein: MWFAIVGTDVPESLDKRKSARPEHLARLEKLQAEARLLLAGPFPAIASDDPGPAGFTGSLIIAEFPSQADAQRWADADPYVAAGVYASVEVKPFRKTLP